The nucleotide sequence gtttaACACGTTCCTCATCGGTTAAACTGTACCATCTTTAGCATTAAATCATATTTGTCTTTATCATGGATTTATTCTGGACAGCATTCTACGTGGTCATGAGATCGATGGTGAAATCCTGCATGCGACAGAGGAAGCTGTAGTTAGTAAATTGGAGTTTAAGAAAACTGTTCGAAATCTTTGAAGGCTGAACAATTATGGTAGTTAAAAGATAGATTGCATTCTACCACTGATTTGTTTTTTTCATTGAGAAAACTTTCTTAGGGTGTTATCTCTTCACCGCATCACACTTTCACTCTTTTGTCATTTAATTTCAACAATAAGTTCGTAATCGCATCGACCTAAATTTTAAAGTTTTACAAGAACCAAGGAGGCGAGGATGATTCCTTGAAGCTTAGTGATAAAACTAAATATTTCATTTGAGAATTGAATAACATGTAAGTGCTAGTTGCTAGATGAAGGAATGAGAATTCGAGGCTTTTtcatttctaaagaaataaatagTAGTGCTTGCCGTAGCATGGATTTACTGCACTACTTTTCCTAGAATATAATAGGTCTAAACAACTTGATGGTTTTGGTAATGCTAGCAAAACTATGATGACCTCAATTAGAACAGCTTTTAATTTCCTACAGAAAAAGCTTAAAACTTGAAGAGGATAAAATTCTACCTCATTCTAGAGGAGAATATAGGGAGAAAAAAGTTGAGCCAAATATTAGTTATCATGCTCTGGCTACCTTATTATAGATCCCATGGGTTCTCTCATTTGTGCTGGATATAACTCCCTTCAGTCCCAGTTGATTAATGAGGTTGAATTCAACTTTGCTTGGGAAGGAATTTGGGTGGCCACTCAAGAACTTAATTGCAGTCACCTTTGGATTGAAGGTGATTCAAAAAATGCTATCGGATATGGATTTCTGAAGGCAAACCAAGCCTCAAAAAATGCGCGAATTGGTTGTCTAAGCTGGGCTTAAAACCAACATTTGGTAGATGGTCTCATAACTTCCCTTGGTCTCTTCTGGATCTTGCAAGAGTTGATAGTAATGCATGTTCATGGAGTTCTCAATGCAACTCTAAGCATTTGCCTTGGCCAAAATGAAGAGGATGCTTCTTTACATAGAGTCAGGAGCTTAAAATATTAGGCTTATACCAACGTAATAATATGGTAGGGTTTGAGGCTAATTGATTACCTACAATATCCAAGATTGCTTGTGAATTTAACTTAGCATGATTATATCGTTACGGAGCTAAACCATGTTTAGATAGTTTTCCATTATGGACATTCTAGTTTAGTTCACCAATGAGTCTAATGCAAGCAGCATCAGGCTTATTCTGATCCATGGTTGGTCCTTCCTGTATCTTTGTACCTACGGGAATAGCACTACATTGCTTTGACAAGAATAGCAAGCTATCGTTTTGCTTAGTCAGTGTCGTGTTCAGGAATAAGGCTGGAAATTGGCCTCACTCATGCCAAACATGTTTAAGAAAATGGAATAAGGGAGAAATAGCTGTTTTGGTCAAACCTGATTATTCCTGGAATAGTATTTTCAGGGGAGAAGATGGATTAACAACTATTCCTGAAACAAGGCCTTTATTTAGTcctgcctcctcctccctcctctttaCGAGGACACAAAGAACCATCAACCCTAGATCTAATTCCCTCAAGAATAAGAAATTCCAGCAAACAAAAACAGGAATAGTACTTCAAGAGGGACAAGTGTCTCTGGCCCACGTTTTCTTATTCTTGAATCAAATTTCAAAGAATTCTATTTGGATCCTTATGGAGACTTCTAAAAAGTTCGCATTGAACATTATCCTTTTTCCTCCATTTGCTCCAACAGTGTCCAGGATTCTAAGATAGATAATTCCCGTAAGATGAACAGTATCTTAGATAGTGAGGTTTTCCACACCTTCTGGTATGCAGTACTCTTATGCAGAAGAATGATGATCCTTTTGCTTTCTTCATGCATCCACTATATTAACGTGTTACAGTGATGTTCAGAGAAGTAAAAATCCAGTGAATATCTATCATTTCCAGAGGTAAAAATCCAGTGTAAATATGATAAGAATCTAATAACATTTGAGTGATGGCGGAGAGATGTGCTCTTTGCTACGTCACTAAAATAAGCATGCCCGTTAGCATCAAAAATATGACCCACaacttggaaaaaagaaaaaaaaatcagagctCAATGGACACTGTGAACTGGAGGTTGCTTCTTGTGAATTACAGCATCAAATTCCATTATTTTGGGGTTCAATGCACATCAATAAGTTGAAGATTATCAAACCACTTCAGAACTTTTGCCATCATGGTCCTTGTTTTGGATTCTAGTTTCGGCAATTCATGAAGATTCTCAAATTTTACTGTTTTTAGTGATTTTCTTGGGGCTTCAATGTATAGGGGGCCCAAATGCATTTAACTGGAGATAGAGGAATTAGTTTTAGTAGAACTGGATGAAGAGTTTTGATCCTTCCACTTTTCCCCTCTGTCCTTGTTCCTTGtgcttctctctccctcccaatTACCATGCAAGTTAAAGCCTGCAGCAGcagtccaaaaggcattctcCTTTAACTATGCAATTGGTACTCCTTTGAGTGGTTGGAATATTTTTTCTTCAGTAGATGAGCATTATTGCACTATTGCCTCCACTTAGGCTGCAAGGCACTCTGCAGTAATTTCTTTGGCACTAGATCTTGGTTTCTTGGTCTTGCAGTTTGTCTTTCGTCAACAGATGTGGTTGGTTCCACTTCTTAGAAAGAGGACAAGGAGAAGATCAGAGAGATATATTTTTTATAGAAGGGCTGCAATCTATTATGACCTCAATCCAAATAGCTGCATGGTAGGGTCGTTATCTTTGTTGAAAAGCTAATAATGCTAATagtacaaagagaaatctaacACTTTCCAAAGTGATTAGGTACTCTGAGCATCTCTGCTTTTATTGTGTTTCCAAGGTCCAAGCATTGCTACGTAAGAAAATAAGGTTATAAAAGTGAGTGGAGCCTTTACCATTTGATAGCAGCATGACAACAAACCAAAAAAGACCCACAAAACAACTTATCActcaatgtttctttgttgactCTTTCCTGTTATCTTCAATTGTATTTAAGAGCATTGCACTCATGCATGCCCAATCCCTTTATGAAACTTCACAACCCCTcactcgaaaaaaaaaaaacaggcaaCACCAAACCAATAAATTAATATTCTCCATCCGTTCGAAGACCCTTATTATATAGAGATggggagagagtgagagagagggatGTCCACCTCATTTGATCCCTTACAAAGATGATGAAGGGAATGAAGTAACTATACTGTCCATATTGGTTGGAGCTGTTAGGAGGCTTTCTCCACCAAGCGATCCTTGCATTTGGTCCCAAATAAGAAGGCTGGAGTACTGCTGTGAATCCACCCATTCATTCAGCTCTTGCTTCTCAAAGCACTCCCTACTTGGGTCCCCATCATCTCCCACACAACATGGCTGTGCCTCCATGGGCACCGTGTTTCCCATGACATCGACCAAGGGTGGCAGATAGGTTGAGTCCATGCTGCACGAGAAGTTGAGGAGAGGGGGCAGTACTTGATCTTGATGCTGACTAGGGTTCCACAAGCTGGAATTTAGGGTTGTGGCATCTAGCTCATCTTTCGCACTGCTTCCCGGCCGGCTATCACCGGTGCTGCTGGTGTCGAACATGAAAATAGGACAATGAGTGTGGAATATGTTCTCAGGAGCTGGCTTTGTTGATAAATTTTGGTTGATGATGGCATCCAGTTGATCAACTGCAGTGTTGAACCTTGGCTGGACTAGCTCTGTATTTTGTGGACTGATCGATGGAAGCGTGGTAGGTTTTTGTATCTTCTTTTTGATCCATGAATTCCAATAGTTCTTGATCTCATTGTCGGTTCGGCCGGGCAAGTGGCTTGCTATGTGAGCCCATCTACACAAGCCACCATGCAAGCTATTTAAATTGTAAGGTCTAGAATTGCAAATTTTAGCTAGGACTTTATGCATACAACCATATTGgactatttttttcaaaaaaagaaaacgtAAGCCTTAAAATTAAGGCCATTTTTCAAAACACTTGATGtagatctttttttaaaaaaagggcaATTGAAAACAAGCTTGCACCAATTTCATGCAAGCCAAATGGATGTGACACCTCATTAGAGCATACTTAATTCGAGATAGAAGATGGTTTCCATGCAAAGCATATAAACGTGCGATCATCACATCCTTGTGTGCCAAGACACGAACAAAAGGAATAAAGTAGTGTTTCTCAAACCTATTTCCAA is from Phoenix dactylifera cultivar Barhee BC4 chromosome 18, palm_55x_up_171113_PBpolish2nd_filt_p, whole genome shotgun sequence and encodes:
- the LOC103715801 gene encoding MYB-like transcription factor EOBII; amino-acid sequence: MGHHSCCNQQKVKRGLWSPEEDEKLIRYITTHGYGCWSEVPEKAGLQRCGKSCRLRWINYLRPDIRRGRFTPEEEKLIISLHNIVGNRWAHIASHLPGRTDNEIKNYWNSWIKKKIQKPTTLPSISPQNTELVQPRFNTAVDQLDAIINQNLSTKPAPENIFHTHCPIFMFDTSSTGDSRPGSSAKDELDATTLNSSLWNPSQHQDQVLPPLLNFSCSMDSTYLPPLVDVMGNTVPMEAQPCCVGDDGDPSRECFEKQELNEWVDSQQYSSLLIWDQMQGSLGGESLLTAPTNMDSIVTSFPSSSL